One region of Spiroplasma endosymbiont of Asaphidion curtum genomic DNA includes:
- the topA gene encoding type I DNA topoisomerase: MSKNVVIMESPTKTKAVQKYLGDDYTVVSSEGHITNLANKGEYYLGIDLETFTPYYRIETKKKPLVKKLQGLVKDADKIFLATDPDREGEAISYHLNEVLKIQSKSVRVSFNEITKDIVIEAFKVPRELDMNLVHSQEARRMIDRMIGFRLSKLLQKKIRSKSAGRVQSVALKLLVLREKEHQIFIPEQYWTIEAYWKKHILKLTKYLNKNIEIKTEADSQNIINNLSSKYKVIDIQEKLRIRQANNPYTTSTMLQDGSSRLNFAANKTSLLAQQLYEGIDIDGLLTGFITYPRTDSIRLSDKFVSDTFAFITESLGKDYLGQEKITKKKNNVQDAHEAIRPTDILMTPEKAKNYLGKEQLRLYKLIYNRAMASLMAPAKITGKTIILDNNGYEFRLTGQTILFLGFLKYYQDDEENNISIKLPVWKIGDVVNIKDIKALQHWTKPKPRYSEARLIKTLEELGVGRPSTYAPIMRTLRERGYVLFENKALKASEKGILTSDKLQEFFQDIISESYTSQVESQLDLISHGEKDYQELVGSFWEKFEPRVEEAFEKMTEVEIEKTGTKCPRCDNDLVYRFGKYGKFIGCSTFPKCRYISSLNPVNLGFCPQCIEGEKVIKVNRRNQKFIACSNYPECDFVESYEQSKDETEKAKLE, from the coding sequence ATGAGTAAAAATGTTGTTATTATGGAGTCGCCAACGAAAACTAAAGCGGTACAAAAATATCTTGGAGATGATTATACTGTTGTTTCTTCGGAAGGACATATTACCAATTTAGCGAATAAGGGTGAATATTATTTAGGGATTGACTTAGAAACATTTACTCCATATTATCGAATTGAAACTAAGAAAAAGCCACTTGTTAAGAAGTTGCAAGGTTTAGTAAAAGATGCTGATAAAATTTTTCTAGCAACTGATCCCGATCGTGAAGGAGAAGCAATTTCATATCACTTAAATGAAGTTTTAAAAATTCAAAGTAAATCAGTTCGAGTGAGTTTTAATGAAATTACTAAAGATATTGTTATTGAAGCTTTTAAAGTACCAAGAGAGTTGGATATGAATTTAGTTCATTCACAAGAAGCAAGAAGAATGATTGATCGGATGATTGGTTTTCGGTTAAGTAAGTTATTACAAAAGAAAATTCGTTCAAAATCAGCAGGAAGAGTTCAGTCAGTAGCTTTAAAACTTCTTGTTTTACGAGAAAAAGAACATCAAATTTTTATTCCTGAACAATACTGAACGATTGAAGCTTATTGGAAGAAACATATTTTAAAATTAACAAAATATTTAAATAAAAATATTGAAATTAAAACTGAAGCAGATTCCCAAAATATTATTAATAATTTAAGTAGTAAATATAAAGTTATTGATATTCAAGAAAAACTTCGAATTAGACAAGCAAATAATCCTTATACTACTTCAACAATGTTACAAGATGGATCATCACGATTAAATTTTGCTGCTAATAAAACATCTTTATTAGCACAACAATTATATGAAGGAATTGATATTGATGGATTATTAACAGGATTTATTACTTATCCAAGAACCGATTCAATTCGTTTAAGTGATAAATTTGTTAGTGATACTTTTGCTTTTATTACAGAATCATTAGGAAAAGATTATTTAGGGCAAGAAAAAATTACTAAAAAGAAAAATAATGTTCAAGATGCGCATGAGGCAATTCGACCAACAGATATTTTAATGACTCCTGAGAAGGCAAAAAATTATTTAGGTAAAGAACAATTACGACTTTATAAACTAATTTATAATCGGGCGATGGCATCATTAATGGCACCAGCGAAAATTACTGGGAAAACTATTATTTTGGATAATAATGGTTATGAATTTCGGTTGACTGGACAAACAATCTTATTTTTAGGATTTTTAAAATATTATCAGGATGATGAGGAAAATAATATTAGCATTAAATTACCAGTTTGAAAGATTGGTGATGTGGTAAATATTAAAGATATTAAGGCGTTGCAACATTGAACCAAACCAAAACCACGATATAGTGAAGCGCGATTAATTAAAACATTAGAAGAATTAGGAGTGGGGCGACCTAGTACTTATGCTCCGATTATGAGAACTTTACGCGAACGAGGATATGTTTTATTTGAGAATAAGGCTTTAAAAGCTAGTGAAAAGGGAATTTTAACTAGTGATAAACTGCAAGAGTTTTTTCAAGATATTATTAGTGAATCTTATACTTCACAAGTAGAATCACAATTAGATTTAATTAGTCATGGTGAAAAAGATTATCAAGAACTAGTTGGTTCTTTTTGAGAAAAATTTGAACCTCGTGTTGAAGAAGCTTTTGAAAAAATGACAGAAGTTGAAATTGAAAAAACTGGTACTAAATGTCCACGATGTGATAATGATTTAGTTTATCGTTTTGGAAAGTATGGTAAATTTATTGGTTGTTCAACATTTCCGAAATGTCGTTATATTTCATCACTAAATCCAGTTAACTTAGGATTTTGTCCACAATGTATTGAAGGCGAAAAAGTTATTAAAGTTAATCGTCGTAATCAAAAATTTATTGCTTGTAGCAATTATCCTGAATGTGATTTTGTAGAATCTTATGAACAATCCAAAGATGAAACAGAAAAAGCAAAATTAGAATAA
- a CDS encoding NADP-dependent glyceraldehyde-3-phosphate dehydrogenase — protein sequence MEKGEALINGKLLSSTNVIEITSPNTLEVIGSVPALSLENINDAFLAAKNVQKQWEELLINERIKFIEQWKQLIIKNTDVLANLMVLEIAKGKKAAISEIKRTIEYIDFTVNEAYRIYPESYTGDAFNVKNKLAIFSRVAKGVVLAISPFNYPVNLSLAKIIPALIMGNTVVFKPSSQSSLTGLFLAKLAFDANFPAGVINAVTGKGSVIGDSLVTHPAIDVISFTGSDVTGKHITKITNKVDIILELGGKDPAIVLEDCDLAMTAKKIVKGAFNYSGQRCTAIKRVLVDNTIADELVSLIKVETEKLTVGSPNDNADITPIIDMKTSDILQKLVDEALEKKASLVLGNIRKNNLWYPTIIDNVTKDMDIAWIEPFGPVLPIIRVTSIDEVITLANGSKYGLQASIFTNDIDMAIKIANQLDVGSININDAPQRGPDYFPFLGVKDSGMGVQGIREALLSMTRHKGIVFNWKIEK from the coding sequence ATGGAAAAAGGTGAAGCATTAATTAATGGTAAATTGCTTTCTTCTACAAATGTTATTGAAATTACGAGTCCAAACACATTAGAAGTAATTGGTAGTGTTCCTGCTCTTTCGTTAGAAAATATTAATGATGCGTTTTTGGCAGCTAAGAATGTCCAAAAGCAATGAGAAGAATTATTAATTAATGAAAGAATTAAATTTATTGAACAATGAAAGCAGTTAATTATTAAAAATACTGATGTGCTTGCTAATTTGATGGTTTTAGAAATTGCTAAAGGTAAAAAAGCAGCTATTTCTGAAATTAAACGCACAATTGAATATATTGATTTTACTGTTAATGAAGCATATCGTATTTATCCTGAATCATATACTGGTGATGCTTTTAATGTGAAAAATAAGTTGGCAATTTTTTCACGAGTTGCTAAAGGAGTTGTTTTAGCAATTTCACCTTTTAACTATCCTGTTAATTTATCATTAGCAAAAATAATTCCGGCATTAATTATGGGAAATACGGTGGTATTTAAACCATCTTCGCAAAGTTCTTTAACAGGATTGTTTTTAGCTAAGTTAGCATTTGATGCTAATTTTCCTGCTGGTGTTATTAATGCTGTTACTGGTAAGGGAAGTGTTATTGGTGATAGTTTAGTAACTCATCCGGCAATTGATGTTATTTCTTTTACTGGTTCTGATGTTACAGGAAAACATATTACTAAGATTACTAACAAAGTGGATATTATTTTGGAATTAGGTGGTAAAGATCCAGCCATTGTTCTTGAAGACTGTGATCTAGCAATGACGGCTAAAAAAATTGTTAAAGGAGCATTTAATTATTCAGGTCAAAGATGTACTGCTATTAAAAGAGTTTTAGTTGATAATACGATTGCTGATGAATTGGTATCTTTAATTAAAGTTGAAACAGAAAAATTAACAGTTGGTAGCCCTAATGATAATGCTGATATTACCCCAATTATTGATATGAAAACAAGCGATATTCTTCAAAAATTAGTGGATGAGGCGTTAGAAAAAAAGGCATCGTTAGTTTTAGGAAATATTAGAAAAAATAATTTGTGGTATCCAACAATTATTGATAATGTTACTAAAGATATGGATATTGCTTGGATTGAACCTTTTGGACCGGTGTTGCCAATTATCAGAGTAACATCAATTGATGAAGTGATTACTCTTGCAAATGGTTCTAAATATGGTTTACAAGCATCAATTTTTACTAATGATATTGATATGGCGATTAAAATTGCTAATCAATTAGATGTTGGTTCAATTAACATTAATGATGCTCCCCAACGCGGACCAGATTATTTTCCTTTTTTAGGAGTTAAAGATTCAGGGATGGGTGTACAAGGAATTAGAGAAGCATTATTGTCAATGACCCGCCATAAAGGCATTGTTTTTAACTGAAAGATAGAAAAATAA
- a CDS encoding transposase family protein, translating to MQEVYSLKSQIIIDLFNNKIISVDFCYGSIHDYKLFLKSNTLTNPKLELIADSGYQGLQNVHKNTLLPIKKSKNNPLNPDKKEYNSFLSKVRIAIEHVFARLKRFKILVYRYRNKIRRFGLRFNLISGIYNFELS from the coding sequence ATGCAAGAAGTCTATTCATTAAAATCGCAAATAATTATTGATTTATTTAACAATAAAATTATTTCAGTAGATTTTTGTTATGGCAGTATCCATGATTATAAGTTATTTTTAAAATCAAATACACTTACAAATCCAAAATTAGAATTAATTGCTGATTCAGGATATCAAGGTTTGCAAAATGTTCATAAAAATACATTATTGCCAATTAAAAAGAGTAAAAATAATCCTTTAAATCCAGATAAAAAGGAATATAATAGCTTTTTAAGTAAAGTTAGAATTGCCATTGAACATGTTTTTGCTAGATTAAAAAGATTTAAAATACTAGTTTATCGTTATCGCAATAAGATTAGAAGATTTGGATTACGATTTAACTTAATTTCAGGAATATATAATTTTGAATTAAGCTAG
- a CDS encoding IS5 family transposase (programmed frameshift), translating to MKFDKFNFINDKELLRLTGIKQSTFNKMLNILKEAELKKFKRGGKNNKLSLENRLLMTLSYWREYRTYFHLGKSFDISEASCYRNIKWIEDILIKHPDFQQLAGKKALINDYFNDKTIIIDATETPIQRPKKGQKQSYSGKKKKHTIKTQVIIEKESKIIIATNFSLGKKHDFCLFKESKIPILKNTKLIVDNGYQGIQKIHSNVLIPKKKTKKNPLNKEQKHNNKLISKMRIIIENIFAILKKFKIITEKYRNRRKRFSLRFNLIASIYNLQL from the exons ATGAAATTTGATAAATTTAATTTTATTAATGATAAAGAATTATTACGATTAACTGGAATAAAGCAAAGTACTTTTAATAAAATGTTAAATATTTTAAAAGAAGCTGAGTTAAAAAAGTTTAAAAGAGGTGGTAAAAATAATAAATTATCATTAGAAAATAGATTATTGATGACTTTATCATATTGACGAGAATATCGTACTTATTTTCATCTTGGTAAAAGTTTTGATATTAGTGAAGCTAGTTGTTATCGAAATATCAAGTGAATTGAAGATATTTTAATCAAACATCCTGATTTTCAACAACTTGCTGGTAAAAAAGCATTAATAAATGATTATTTTAATGATAAAACAATTATTATTGATGCTACAGAAACACCCATTCAACGCCCAAAAAAAG GACAAAAACAATCTTATTCAGGAAAAAAGAAAAAACACACTATTAAAACACAAGTAATTATTGAAAAAGAAAGCAAAATAATTATTGCAACAAATTTTTCTCTCGGTAAAAAGCATGATTTTTGTTTATTTAAAGAATCAAAAATCCCAATTTTAAAAAATACTAAATTAATAGTTGATAATGGTTATCAAGGAATACAAAAAATTCATAGTAATGTTCTAATACCTAAGAAAAAAACAAAGAAAAACCCTTTAAATAAAGAACAAAAACATAATAATAAATTAATTTCAAAAATGAGAATTATTATTGAAAATATTTTTGCTATTCTTAAAAAATTTAAAATTATTACTGAAAAATATCGTAATCGTAGAAAACGATTTAGTTTAAGATTTAATTTAATTGCTTCAATTTATAATTTGCAATTATAG
- a CDS encoding transposase family protein, whose amino-acid sequence MTLEYWKEYSTYRIIAKKYNISHVSCIRNIFWVENTLIKNSHFHIPGKKILLENKGTNNNLLAIDVTEIPIERIKKTKIIIFW is encoded by the coding sequence ATGACTTTAGAATACTGAAAAGAATATAGTACATATCGTATTATTGCAAAAAAATATAATATTAGTCATGTTAGTTGTATTCGTAATATCTTTTGAGTTGAAAATACTCTAATAAAAAATAGTCACTTTCATATACCTGGCAAAAAGATATTATTGGAAAATAAGGGTACTAATAATAATTTATTAGCAATTGATGTTACAGAAATTCCAATTGAAAGAATTAAAAAAACTAAAATTATTATTTTCTGGTAA
- a CDS encoding IS30 family transposase, producing the protein MGYKHLGIYERIYIENQLKFKVKISEIAKNLNRSISTIIREVNRNKNSNHYFSLIAQNKAENRKQSHVYFHKFKNRELVKYVQQKLLLGWSPEQIYGRIKNFHKEWIISFKTIYNWIYSGLLEKVTNKNLRRKGKKRKSQENRGKFNGKSIKERNINVNNRITVGHWEGDTVVSSRGKSKSCLITLVERTSRFTLAMLVENRTTKVVNENISHYLSILPNNLVKTITFDRGKEFSNWQQLEKNLNVKIYFANAYSPWQRGTNENTNGLIREKFPKKFNFSNTTKNAVHKFILSLNQRPRKILNYLSPIEYLVRKII; encoded by the coding sequence ATGGGTTACAAACATCTTGGCATATATGAAAGAATTTATATTGAGAATCAATTGAAGTTTAAAGTAAAAATTAGTGAAATAGCTAAAAATCTTAATCGAAGTATTAGTACTATTATTCGAGAAGTCAATAGAAATAAAAATAGTAATCATTATTTTTCATTAATTGCACAAAATAAAGCAGAAAACAGAAAACAATCACATGTTTATTTTCATAAGTTTAAAAATAGAGAATTAGTAAAATATGTACAACAAAAATTACTATTAGGTTGATCGCCTGAACAAATTTATGGCAGAATTAAAAATTTTCATAAAGAATGAATTATTAGTTTTAAAACAATTTACAATTGAATTTATTCTGGATTACTTGAAAAAGTTACTAATAAAAATTTAAGAAGAAAAGGTAAGAAACGAAAATCTCAAGAAAATCGCGGTAAATTTAATGGTAAATCAATTAAAGAACGAAATATTAATGTTAATAATCGTATAACTGTTGGTCATTGAGAAGGTGATACTGTAGTATCATCACGAGGTAAAAGTAAATCATGTTTAATAACTTTAGTTGAAAGAACATCAAGATTTACTTTAGCAATGTTAGTTGAAAATAGAACTACTAAAGTTGTTAACGAAAACATTAGCCATTATTTATCAATTCTTCCAAATAATCTTGTTAAGACTATAACATTTGATAGGGGTAAAGAATTTTCTAATTGACAACAACTTGAAAAAAATTTAAATGTGAAAATTTATTTTGCTAATGCGTATTCGCCTTGACAAAGAGGTACTAATGAAAATACTAATGGTTTAATTAGAGAAAAATTTCCTAAAAAATTTAATTTTTCAAATACTACTAAAAATGCAGTTCATAAATTTATATTGTCTTTAAACCAAAGACCAAGAAAAATACTAAATTATCTTTCACCAATCGAATATTTGGTTAGAAAAATAATTTAG
- a CDS encoding alkaline phosphatase, which yields MNNIKHIVIFGSDAYGSYLLEDNPGSTFKMLMEKGAYSLNSRSVVPIMSSVNWTSLLCGTAPNFHGRTQWDSETGDAKSVYDYVNNKNVPSIFTLFKKQTNLKTAAFFRWSQFQYILDVNSLDYWSNVMVKDVDSWKATKKTIWISSNDNIKPNQMIIDDYCQYLIAKKPELSFVYVNEPDTVGHKIGHQTTEIKAMALQVDLWVKQVLETISHIPEMKDNTLFVFIADHGGKGQGDDCHGNFNDYEIKVPVFFYGAGVKNTGQFLEQTIQYDITATLAWLMELDSPDYSQGRVIYSPFISYQEYYEDVISEC from the coding sequence TTGAATAATATTAAGCATATTGTTATTTTTGGGTCTGATGCTTATGGATCATATTTGCTAGAAGATAATCCAGGAAGTACTTTTAAAATGTTAATGGAAAAAGGGGCATATTCGTTAAATAGTCGGAGTGTTGTTCCTATTATGTCTAGTGTTAACTGAACATCATTATTATGTGGTACTGCTCCTAATTTTCATGGTCGTACGCAATGAGATTCTGAAACTGGTGATGCAAAAAGTGTTTATGATTATGTGAATAATAAAAATGTCCCTAGTATTTTTACATTATTTAAAAAACAAACTAATTTGAAAACAGCAGCTTTTTTTCGGTGATCGCAATTTCAATATATTTTAGATGTCAATTCATTAGATTATTGAAGTAATGTGATGGTTAAGGATGTTGATTCTTGAAAAGCAACTAAGAAAACTATTTGAATTAGTAGTAATGATAACATTAAACCTAATCAGATGATTATTGATGATTATTGTCAATATTTAATTGCTAAAAAACCAGAATTATCTTTTGTTTATGTTAATGAACCAGATACTGTTGGACATAAGATTGGTCATCAAACAACAGAAATTAAAGCAATGGCGTTGCAAGTTGATTTGTGAGTTAAACAGGTTTTAGAAACGATTAGTCATATTCCAGAAATGAAAGATAATACATTATTTGTTTTTATTGCTGATCATGGTGGTAAAGGTCAAGGTGATGATTGTCACGGTAATTTTAATGATTATGAGATTAAAGTACCAGTTTTCTTTTATGGTGCTGGTGTTAAAAATACAGGGCAATTTTTAGAACAAACTATTCAATATGATATTACAGCCACATTGGCTTGATTAATGGAGTTGGATAGTCCTGATTATTCACAAGGAAGGGTTATTTATTCACCATTTATTAGTTATCAAGAATATTATGAGGATGTGATATCGGAATGTTAA
- a CDS encoding IS30 family transposase: MGYKHLGIYERIYIENQLKFKVKISEIAKNLNRSISTIIREVNRNKDSNHYFSLIAQNKAENRKQSHVYFHKFKNRELVKYVQQKLLLGWSPEQIYGRIKNFHKEWIISFKTIYNWIYSGLLEKVTNKNLRRKGKKRKSQENRGKFNGKSIKERNINVNNRITVGHWEGDTVVSSRGKSKSCLITLVERTSRFTLAMLVENRTTKVVNENISHYLSILPNNLVKTITFDRGKEFSNWQQLEKNLNVKIYFANAYSPWQRGTNENTNGLIREKFPKKFNFSNTTKNAVHKFILSLNQRPRKILNYLSPIEYLVRKII; this comes from the coding sequence ATGGGTTACAAACATCTTGGCATATATGAAAGAATTTATATTGAGAATCAATTGAAGTTTAAAGTAAAAATTAGTGAAATAGCTAAAAATCTTAATCGAAGTATTAGTACTATTATTCGAGAAGTCAATAGAAATAAAGATAGTAATCATTATTTTTCATTAATTGCACAAAATAAAGCAGAAAACAGAAAACAATCACATGTTTATTTTCATAAGTTTAAAAATAGAGAATTAGTAAAATATGTACAACAAAAATTACTATTAGGTTGATCGCCTGAACAAATTTATGGCAGAATTAAAAATTTTCATAAAGAATGAATTATTAGTTTTAAAACAATTTACAATTGAATTTATTCTGGATTACTTGAAAAAGTTACTAATAAAAATTTAAGAAGAAAAGGTAAGAAACGAAAATCTCAAGAAAATCGCGGTAAATTTAATGGTAAATCAATTAAAGAACGAAATATTAATGTTAATAATCGTATAACTGTTGGTCATTGAGAAGGTGATACTGTAGTATCATCACGAGGTAAAAGTAAATCATGTTTAATAACTTTAGTTGAAAGAACATCAAGATTTACTTTAGCAATGTTAGTTGAAAATAGAACTACTAAAGTTGTTAACGAAAACATTAGCCATTATTTATCAATTCTTCCAAATAATCTTGTTAAGACTATAACATTTGATAGGGGTAAAGAATTTTCTAATTGACAACAACTTGAAAAAAATTTAAATGTGAAAATTTATTTTGCTAATGCGTATTCGCCTTGACAAAGAGGTACTAATGAAAATACTAATGGTTTAATTAGAGAAAAATTTCCTAAAAAATTTAATTTTTCAAATACTACTAAAAATGCAGTTCATAAATTTATATTGTCTTTAAACCAAAGACCAAGAAAAATACTAAATTATCTTTCACCAATCGAATATTTGGTTAGAAAAATAATTTAG
- a CDS encoding transposase family protein: MKMVEILKEAEAKQKNGGRPNKLSIEQRLFMTLEYWKEYSTYRIIAKNIILVMLVVFVISFELKIL, from the coding sequence ATGAAAATGGTAGAAATTTTAAAAGAAGCTGAAGCTAAACAAAAAAATGGTGGTAGACCAAATAAATTATCAATAGAGCAAAGATTATTTATGACTTTAGAATACTGAAAAGAATATAGTACATATCGTATTATTGCAAAAAATATAATATTAGTCATGTTAGTTGTATTCGTAATATCTTTTGAGTTGAAAATACTCTAA
- a CDS encoding transposase family protein — MLQKFQLKELKKLKLLFSGKKRQHSLKSQIIIDLFNNKIISVDFCYGSIHDYKLFLKSNTLINPKLELIADSGYQGLQNVHKNTLLPIKKSKNNPLNPDKKEYNSFLSKVRIAIEHVFARLKRFKILVYRYRNKIRRFGLRFNLISGIYNFELS; from the coding sequence ATGCTACAGAAATTCCAATTGAAAGAATTAAAAAAACTAAAATTATTATTTTCTGGTAAGAAAAGGCAACATTCATTAAAATCGCAAATAATTATTGATTTATTTAACAATAAAATTATTTCAGTAGATTTTTGTTATGGCAGTATTCATGATTATAAGTTATTTTTAAAATCAAATACACTTATAAATCCAAAATTAGAATTAATTGCTGATTCAGGATATCAAGGTTTGCAAAATGTTCATAAAAATACATTATTGCCAATTAAAAAGAGTAAAAATAATCCTTTAAATCCAGATAAAAAGGAATATAATAGCTTTTTAAGTAAAGTTAGAATTGCCATTGAACATGTTTTTGCTAGATTAAAAAGATTTAAAATACTAGTTTATCGTTATCGCAATAAGATTAGAAGATTTGGATTACGATTTAACTTAATTTCAGGAATATATAATTTTGAATTAAGCTAG
- a CDS encoding phospho-sugar mutase: protein MVYQKEYQKWLNNNDLEPQLRKQLIAMNEKEIIDAFSNSLSFGTAGIRGVIGPGIARMNIYNIRKATIAFIQYLQKHYEMDELQKGIVIAHDNRHYSLEFSQEVANIFTSYSIPVYLFTNNDLRPTPLLSYSVRKLNALAGAVITASHNPPEYNGFKIYDENGCQFLPVVTDEVGNNMENIAIEDVFKLIKPIQKQLIKTVPIFVEEEYIKDVKALQFYPHEQKNIKIVFSNQHGTSRDWVMNVLQSSNYEVIPVKEQWDFDPNFSNTPSPNPEVAESFTLAIKYAKKNNADLIIINDPDSDRIGIAVLHHNEYSLLNGNETAPILLEYLLSHYQQQKIMPSNPVMYNTFVTGHLSDLVAKSYGCEVIKTLTGFKWIGNEMAKEKTRNINFVFGFEEAYGYVVKDLTRDKDGIAAAMVVAEACNYYRQQNKSLVDVLEDIYQKYGYFYFNTVNVVLKGTSGQKAIKTILAKLRKYSIVSLNNIKLEKKEDYLQGLYNMPPQDLLKFYFNDGSWLAIRASGTEPKIKFYFVCVDKSVKAAKIKMELMFSDLEKNYLHLKKGKLDD from the coding sequence ATGGTGTATCAAAAAGAATACCAAAAATGATTAAATAATAATGATTTAGAACCACAATTAAGAAAACAATTAATTGCAATGAATGAAAAAGAAATTATTGATGCTTTTAGTAATTCATTAAGTTTTGGCACAGCAGGAATTCGTGGGGTTATTGGTCCTGGCATTGCAAGAATGAATATTTATAATATTAGGAAAGCAACAATTGCTTTTATTCAATATTTACAAAAACATTATGAAATGGATGAATTACAAAAAGGAATTGTTATTGCTCATGATAATCGTCATTATTCATTAGAATTTAGTCAAGAAGTAGCTAATATTTTTACTAGTTATAGTATTCCCGTATACTTATTTACTAATAATGATTTACGACCGACACCATTATTGTCATATAGTGTGAGAAAATTAAATGCTTTAGCTGGAGCCGTAATTACTGCTAGTCATAATCCACCAGAATATAATGGCTTTAAAATTTATGATGAAAATGGTTGTCAATTTTTACCAGTTGTTACTGATGAAGTTGGTAATAATATGGAAAATATTGCTATTGAGGATGTCTTTAAACTAATAAAACCAATCCAAAAACAATTAATAAAAACTGTTCCGATTTTTGTTGAAGAAGAATATATTAAAGATGTTAAAGCATTACAATTTTATCCTCATGAACAAAAGAATATTAAGATAGTTTTTTCTAATCAACATGGTACTAGTCGTGATTGAGTAATGAATGTTTTACAAAGTAGTAATTATGAAGTAATTCCTGTTAAAGAACAATGAGATTTTGATCCTAATTTTAGTAATACACCATCACCTAATCCTGAAGTTGCTGAATCTTTTACATTAGCTATTAAATATGCTAAAAAAAATAATGCTGACTTAATTATTATTAATGACCCTGATAGTGACAGAATTGGTATTGCAGTTTTACATCATAACGAGTATAGTTTATTAAATGGTAATGAAACAGCACCAATTTTGTTAGAATACTTATTGAGTCATTATCAACAGCAAAAAATTATGCCATCTAATCCAGTAATGTATAATACTTTTGTTACTGGTCATTTAAGTGATTTGGTAGCAAAATCTTATGGTTGTGAAGTTATTAAAACATTAACTGGTTTTAAATGAATTGGTAACGAAATGGCAAAAGAAAAGACACGGAATATAAATTTTGTTTTTGGTTTTGAAGAAGCATATGGTTATGTTGTTAAAGATTTAACTCGTGATAAAGATGGTATTGCTGCAGCAATGGTTGTTGCTGAGGCTTGCAATTATTATCGCCAACAAAATAAGTCATTGGTAGATGTTTTAGAAGATATTTATCAAAAATATGGGTATTTTTACTTTAATACTGTTAATGTTGTTTTAAAAGGTACTAGTGGGCAAAAAGCGATTAAGACGATTTTAGCAAAGTTAAGAAAATATTCAATTGTTAGTTTAAATAATATTAAATTAGAAAAAAAAGAAGATTATTTGCAAGGTTTATATAACATGCCACCCCAAGATTTATTAAAATTTTATTTTAATGATGGTTCTTGATTGGCGATAAGAGCTAGTGGTACTGAACCAAAAATTAAATTTTATTTTGTTTGTGTTGATAAATCAGTAAAAGCAGCAAAAATAAAAATGGAATTAATGTTTTCCGATTTAGAAAAAAATTATTTACATTTAAAGAAAGGGAAATTAGATGATTAA